DNA from Candidatus Bathyarchaeota archaeon:
AACTTCAGGACGCATCAACTTCTTCGGTGGAATCTGTCCTTCTGAAAACATTTTCCGTATCTTTGTCCCACTAAAATTAATGTGCTCTTTTTCGCCATGAGGACATGCTTTCTCGTTGGTGACGGCGCTGCATCGTTTGCAGTAGAAGAACGACTTGAAAAACAACAGTGAAATGCCGAGATCTGGAAACTCGTCAAAGATTTTTTGAGCATCATAAGGACCATAGAAATTACCTACACCCGCATGGTCTCTGCCAACAATAAAGTGGGTGCAGCCGAAGTTTTTCCTAACAATGGCATGAAAGATGGCTTCTCTCGGACCTGCATAGCGCATTTCGAAAGGTAAAATAGACATTACTACTGACTTTTTAAGGTAGTAGTTTTTCATCAAAGCATTATAAGCTTCAAGGATTACTTCGTCTTTGAAATCGCCTTTCTTCTTCTTACCAATCACAGGATTTATGAAAACGCCGTCAACAAAAGCAAGCGCAGTCTTCTGCACGTACTCGTGCCCGAGATGCGGCGGATTCCGCGTCTGAAACCCCACAACGGTCTTCCAACCTTTCTCTTCGAATAACACTCTTGTCTCCAAAGGTTCCAGCTTGTACTGGTCATAGGGTCCCTCTGGTTCGTTGATTAAGTCTATTTTGCCTCCCAGAAAAATTTCTCCTAAGCCTTTAGTCATTACCACTCCTGGATGAGCCAAATCTAGTGTGCCAAATGTGTGGTTTGCCAGTTCATCTTTGTCAAAACTGTATTTCTCCTCAAGATGCATCAACGCCAAAGGCTTGCCATGGAAGTATAGTGCCATCTCGTCTCCTTCATCAAATCTCTCAGCTCTGCTCTTTGAAACGTCAAGTAAAACTGGAATTGTCCACGCTAAATCGCTGGGAAGCCGCATCAAATGCAATACTGCTTCAAGTTCTTCTCGGTTCATAAAACCCTCAAGAGGACTAAAAACTCCTTTAGCAATATTTTCGATATCGCTTGCAACTGCATCTGAAACTTCAATTTTCTCTAATCTTACAGCCGTTTCTAACGCTTTTTCCCTTTCTCGTTCTCTTAGAACCCTGTTTATTAGCTTGCCACCGTGTGGTTTTGGCATTTGATTCTCCCCGTCTAGTCAATGTAGCCTAGTGCTCTCAATCTTTCCTTGACTCTTTCTTTGTCTTCTTCGCTGAAGGGTTCTTCATCTTCTTCTTCAGCTATTATTTCTCGCAGCACGTAGGCGACGTAGCTTGAAACTGATGTGAAGCCTGTGTCTTTGATTCTTTCTTCGACTTTTTTGAAGAGGGGTATTGGAATAGAGACTGTGGTGAATTTCTTTC
Protein-coding regions in this window:
- the sat gene encoding sulfate adenylyltransferase; the protein is MPKPHGGKLINRVLREREREKALETAVRLEKIEVSDAVASDIENIAKGVFSPLEGFMNREELEAVLHLMRLPSDLAWTIPVLLDVSKSRAERFDEGDEMALYFHGKPLALMHLEEKYSFDKDELANHTFGTLDLAHPGVVMTKGLGEIFLGGKIDLINEPEGPYDQYKLEPLETRVLFEEKGWKTVVGFQTRNPPHLGHEYVQKTALAFVDGVFINPVIGKKKKGDFKDEVILEAYNALMKNYYLKKSVVMSILPFEMRYAGPREAIFHAIVRKNFGCTHFIVGRDHAGVGNFYGPYDAQKIFDEFPDLGISLLFFKSFFYCKRCSAVTNEKACPHGEKEHINFSGTKIRKMFSEGQIPPKKLMRPEVAEVIARHPNPFVE
- a CDS encoding CopG family transcriptional regulator — translated: MTKKKEQERKKFTTVSIPIPLFKKVEERIKDTGFTSVSSYVAYVLREIIAEEEDEEPFSEEDKERVKERLRALGYID